The proteins below come from a single Chelmon rostratus isolate fCheRos1 chromosome 12, fCheRos1.pri, whole genome shotgun sequence genomic window:
- the ptch2 gene encoding protein patched homolog 1, whose product MASDRGVPGAGVYGDLPPSYTRSQPPANPDLLRRPSYCHAAFALKQISKGKAVGQKAPLWIRARFQALLFSLGCHIQRHCGKVLFIGLLVFGALSVGLRVAAIETDIEQLWVEAGSRVSTELRYTREKQGEESVFTSQMLIQTPKEEGTNILTQEALLVHMEAALSASKVQVSLFGKSWDLNKICYKSGVPIIENVMIERMIDKLFPCMIITPLDCFWEGAKLQGGSAYLPGMPDIQWMNLDPVKLMEELSQFTSLEGFKEMLDKAQVGHAYMNRPCLDPSDPDCPLSAPNKEQGESPDIAGRLQGGCHGFSRKFMHWQEELILGGRIKNSQDTLLSAEALQTMFLLMSPKQLYEHFKDDYEIHDINWNEEKATAILESWQRKFVEVVHQSIPDNSSQSIHAFSTTTLNDIMKSFSDVSVIRVAGGYLLMLAYACVTMLRWDCAKSQGAVGLAGVLLVALSVAAGLGLCSLLGLSFNAATTQVLPFLALGIGVDDMFLLAHSFTEAGSNIPFKERTGDCLRRTGTSVALTSINNMIAFFMAALVPIPALRAFSLQAAIVVVFNFAMVLLIFPAILSLDLHRREDKRLDVLCCLYSPCSDRVIHLSPHELSDAGEQPHTPTTPTAHTHQYTAGSTITTSTQITTTVQAFTQCDAAGQHIVTILPPTSQISTSPPSIIVCPTSQPQAITPSPTSTSVPDPYGSQLFTPTSSSTRDLLAQVEDSKSGKKCVPLPFLHWNLSSFAREKYAPLLLKPKSKAIVVVLFLGLLGLSLYGTTMVHDGLYLTDIVPRDTKEYDFIDAQFKYFSFYNMYLVTMDGFDYARSQRLLIQLHNAFNSVRYVVRDSDGKLPRMWLHYFQDWLRGLQAAFDADWQAGRITSDSYRNGTEDGALAYKLLIQTGSKKEPFNYSQLTSRRLVDAEGLIPPEVFYIYLTVWVSNDPLGYAASQANFYPHPREWIHDKYDTTGENLRIPAAEPLEFAQFPFYLNGLRQAGDFVEAIESVRAICDEFSRKGVFNYPNGYPFLFWEQYIGLRHWFLLAISVVLACTFLVCAILLLNPWTAGIIVFILAMMTVELFGIMGLIGIKLSAIPVVILIASVGIGVEFTVHIALGFLTAIGNRNKRSAVALEHMFAPVVDGAISTLLGVLMLAGSEFDFIMRYFFAVLAILTVLGMLNGLVLLPVLLSMMGPPAEVTPVDNASRLPTPSPEPPLPPPMTHHGYYTGHHNPRSSHQQAFSESSDSEYYSEMTTTSGIGEEDYKYFDRSAYIASHTSVPPATSHILLEASKNPSFPKLTVVKPFRENAAGTGGRIEPLNESSHNAQSTLGSQVTCWDGKKREQQQGLQRPQAQHLPSDRAHFPGRTCQSGPRLQNSRGPQPNRTKGPSYSNSSSALPTQQGPAGGPVTMVTATASVTVAVHPTLPGAAYQGYMHEGFDTDSESDCFEAAKRTCGDKTNFSSCKRDSLELQDLEATQNQTEHQLSKTQGGLRIQAAKDC is encoded by the exons ATGGCCTCGGATCGTGGGGTCCCAGGGGCCGGCGTCTATGGAGATTTACCCCCGAGTTATACGCGCTCCCAGCCGCCTGCGAACCCAGACCTACTCCGGAGACCCAGCTACTGCCACGCTGCTTTCGCACTTAAACAGATCTCAAAG GGGAAGGCGGTAGGTCAGAAAGCTCCTCTGTGGATCCGGGCGAGGTTCCAggccctcctgttctctctgggCTGCCACATCCAGAGGCACTGTGGGAAGGTCCTCTTTATTGGACTCTTAGTATTCGGGGCTCTGTCAGTGGGACTCCGAGTCGCAGCCATCGAAACGGACATCGAACAGCTATGGGTGGAAG CTGGCAGTCGGGTGAGCACGGAGCTTCGCTACACCAGGGAGAAGCAGGGAGAGGAGTCAGTATTTACCTCACAGATGCTTATCCAGACCCCCAAAGAAGAGGGCACCAACATTCTTACCCAGGAGGCTTTGCTGGTTCACATGGAAGCTGCCTTGTCCGCCAGCAAGGTCCAGGTGTCGCTGTTTGGAAA ATCATGGGATCTTAACAAAATATGCTATAAATCAGGAGTCCCTATTATAGAAAATGTCATGATTGAAAGG ATGATTGACAAGCTATTCCCCTGTATGATAATCACCCCATTGGACTGTTTTTGGGAAGGGGCCAAACTACAAGGAGGCTCCGCCTATTTACC GGGTATGCCAGACATCCAGTGGATGAATCTAGATCCAGTCAAGCTGATGGAGGAACTGAGTCAGTTCACTTCACTGGAAGGGTTTAAGGAGATGTTGGACAAAGCCCAG GTGGGACATGCCTACATGAACAGGCCATGTCTAGACCCATCAGACCCTGACTGCCCCCTCAGTGCACCCAACAAGGAGCAAGGAGAG AGTCCTGACATTGCTGGACGTCTCcagggtggttgccatggtttcAGCCGGAAGTTCATGCACTGGCAGGAGGAGCTGATCCTGGGAGGGCGGATCAAGAACAGCCAGGATACTctgctgag cgCGGAGGCTCTCCAAACCATGTTCCTGTTGATGAGTCCGAAGCAGCTGTACGAGCACTTTAAAGACGACTACGAGATCCACGACATAAACTGGAATGAGGAAAAGGCTACCGCCATCCTCGAGTCCTGGCAGAGGAAGTTTGTGGAG GTGGTCCACCAGAGTATCCCAGACAACTCCAGCCAGTCCATCCACGCTttctccaccaccaccctcaATGACATCATGAAATCCTTCTCTGATGTCAGCGTGATTAGGGTGGCCGGCGGATACCTGCTCATG CTCGCTTATGCTTGCGTGACCATGCTAAGGTGGGACTGTGCCAAGTCCCAGGGGGCCGTGGGGCTGGCCGGGGTGCTGCTAGTGGCTCTGTCGGTGGCTGCAGGACTGGGTCTCTGCTCCCTGCTCGGCCTCTCCTTCAATGCTGCCACCACACAG GTGCTTCCCTTCCTGGCACTAGGGATTGGTGTGGATGACATGTTTCTGTTGGCTCACTCCTTCACCGAGGCTGGAAGTAACATCCCCTTTAAG GAGCGGACAGGAGACTGTTTGCGTCGCACCGGCACCAGTGTGGCTCTGACTTCCATCAACAACATGATCGCCTTCTTCATGGCCGCCCTCGTACCCATTCCTGCTTTGCGAGCGTTCTCTTTGCAG GCGGCCATTGTGGTCGTGTTTAACTTCGCCATGGTGCTGCTCATCTTCCCTGCCATCCTCAGTTTGGACCTCCACCGGCGCGAGGACAAGCGCTTGGACGTCCTCTGCTGCCTGTACAGCCCCTGCTCCGACCGCGTCATCCACCTCTCTCCGCACGAGCTGTCAGACGCTGGAGAGCAGCCGCACACGCCCACGACACCCACGGCGCACACGCACCAGTACACGGCGGGATCGACAATCACCACCAGCACCCAGATCACCACCACAGTGCAGGCGTTCACGCAGTGTGACGCAGCGGGCCAGCATATCGTCACCATCCTACCACCTACCTCACAGATTTCCACCAGCCCGCCGTCCATCATCGTCTGCCCCACTTCACAGCCTCAAg CCATCACACcttcccccacctccacctctgtgcCGGACCCCTACGGCTCCCAGCTCTTCACCCCTACCTCCAGCTCCACGCGGGACCTCCTAGCCCAGGTGGAGGATTCCAAATCGGGAAAGAAGTGCGTCCCTCTCCCCTTCCTGCACTGGAACCTTTCCAGCTTTGCCAGGGAGAAATACGCCCCTCTGCTCCTCAAGCCCAAAAGCAAAGCCATCGTGGTGGTTCTCTTTCTGGGCCTCCTGGGCCTCAGCCTGTACGGGACCACCATGGTGCATGACGGCCTCTACCTAACCGACATCGTGCCACGCGACACCAAGGAGTACGATTTCATCGACGCCCAGTTCAAGTATTTCTCCTTTTACAACATGTACCTGGTGACCATGGATGGATTTGATTATGCGCGGTCGCAGAGGCTGCTGATCCAGCTGCACAACGCCTTCAACTCTGTGAGATACGTGGTCCGAGACAGCGACGGCAAACTGCCCCGCATGTGGCTGCACTACTTCCAGGACTGGCTCAGAG GTCTTCAGGCTGCTTTTGATGCTgactggcaggcaggcaggattACCTCTGACAGCTATCGTAACGGCACAGAGGACGGAGCGCTGGCGTACAAGCTCCTCATCCAGACCGGTTCCAAGAAAGAGCCTTTTAACTACAGCCAG CTGACTTCTCGTCGGCTGGTGGATGCAGAGGGCTTGATCCCCCCGGAGGTGTTTTACATTTACCTGACAGTCTGGGTCAGTAATGATCCTCTGGGCTATGCTGCCTCCCAGGCCAACTTCTACCCCCATCCTAGAGAGTGGATTCACGACAAGTACGACACTACAGGGGAGAATCTGCGCA TCCCAGCTGCAGAGCCCCTGGAGTTTGCCCAGTTCCCCTTCTACCTGAACGGCCTTCGGCAAGCCGGCGACTTTGTGGAGGCCATCGAGAGCGTGCGGGCCATCTGCGACGAGTTTAGCCGCAAGGGCGTGTTCAACTACCCTAACGGATACCCCTTCCTGTTCTGGGAGCAGTACATTGGCCTCAGACACTGGTTCCTGCTGGCGATCAGTGTGGTGCTGGCCTGCACATTCCTGGTCTGTGCGATTCTGCTGCTCAACCCCTGGACTGCCGGCATCATT GTGTTTATCTTGGCCATGATGACGGTGGAGTTGTTTGGCATCATGGGTCTGATCGGGATCAAGCTGAGCGCCATCCCTGTGGTCATCCTCATTGCCTCCGTGGGCATCGGAGTGGAGTTCACTGTACACATCGCACTG GGCTTCCTGACAGCGATTGGCAACAGAAACAAGCGCTCCGCAGTGGCTCTGGAGCACATGTTTGCCCCGGTGGTTGACGGAGCGATCTCCACGCTGCTGGGCGTTCTCATGCTGGCAGGGTCAGAGTTTGACTTCATCATGAG GTATTTCTTTGCCGTGTTGGCCATCCTGACTGTTCTGGGGATGCTGAACGGTTTGGTTCTCCTGCCGGTCCTCCTGTCCATGATGGGCCCTCCGGCTGAGGTCACCCCAGTTGACAATGCCAGCCGCCTGCCCACGCCTTCCCCCGAACCGCCACTGCCACCGCCAATGACCCACCATGGCTACTACACGGGCCACCACAACCCACGCTCATCTCATCAGCAGGCTTTCTCGGAGTCGTCTGACTCTGAGTATTACTCGGAGATGACCACCACGTCAGGAATCGGGGAGGAGGATTATAAGTACTTTGACCGGAGCGCGTACATAGCATCGCACACCAGCGTTCCACCTGCAACATCTCACATACTGCTGGAGGCAAGCAAGAACCCTAGCTTCCCCAAGCTGACG GTGGTTAAGCCGTTCAGAGAAAATGCCGCAGGCACTGGTGGAAGGATAGAACCCCTAAATGAATCTTCCCACAACGCACAGTCGACTCTCGGCTCCCAAGTTACATGCTGGGATGGGAAGAAgcgggagcagcagcagggcctCCAGAGGCCCCAGGCGCAACACTTGCCCAGCGACAGGGCTCACTTCCCTGGGAGGACTTGTCAAAGTGGGCCCAGGCTGCAGAACAGCAGAGGGCCTCAGCCAAACAGGACTAAAGGGCCGAGCTATAGCAATAGCAGCTCCGCCCTGCCGACGCAGCAAGGCCCCGCTGGGGGCCCCGTTACCATGGTAACGGCCACAGCCTCCGTGACGGTGGCCGTGCATCCGACCTTGCCAGGGGCGGCATACCAAGGCTACATGCATGAAGGTTTTGACACGGACAGCGAGTCGGACTGTTTTGAGGCCGCTAAGAGGACTTGTGGTGacaaaacaaacttttcttCATGTAAGAGAGACTCTCTGGAGCTCCAGGACTTGGAAGCAACGCAGAACCAGACAGAGCATCAGCTCAGCAAGACACAAG GTGGGTTGAGGATCCAGGCAGCCAAAGATTGCTAG